From a region of the Phaseolus vulgaris cultivar G19833 chromosome 6, P. vulgaris v2.0, whole genome shotgun sequence genome:
- the LOC137833100 gene encoding uncharacterized protein At1g08160: MEAAPSNSALEKDRSSQGHVAVIVPSDHHRSSTLNDSSIDHLDKGRHHPYWFVCCAWSCLLLFFLVIAFLFACITYLAFLKSGMPLVYVRAFNITGFQVDEGSQKMDAVIGLKLLFSNKNDKLQLLYGPLSIDVTSENILLGKNKVDAFTQMPLNDTNLDMIMTVNNADVNPYAAEDLKADIKANEMVFDVYAGGHIGFKVGSLEMNNVPFVACCHEINLMDVDFGRRPSCDVKLFSGRPATI, translated from the exons ATGGAGGCAGCACCGAGCAACTCCGCCTTGGAGAAGGATCGGAGCAGCCAGGGGCACGTGGCCGTCATTGTGCCCTCTGACCACCACAGAAGCTCCACCCTCAATGATTCCTCCATTGACCACCTTGACAAGGGACGTCACCACCCATATTGGTTTGTATGTTGTGCATGGTCATGCCTTCTTCTGTTCTTCCTCGTCATAGCCTTTCTCTTTGCATGCATCACCTACTTGGCATTCCTCAAGTCAGGAATGCCATTAGTTTACGTGAGAGCCTTCAACATAACCGGTTTTCAAGTTGATGAAGGGTCACAAAAGATGGATGCAGTTATAGGGCTAAAGCTATTGTTCTCTAACAAGAATGATAAACTTCAGCTGTTGTATGGACCACTTTCTATTGATGTCACAAGCGAGAATATCTTGTTGGGGAAGAACAAAGTTGATGCCTTCACTCAGATGCCCTTGAATGACACCAATTTGGACATGATTATGACAGTGAACAATGCTGATGTCAACCCTTATGCTGCTGAAGACTTGAAAGCAGACATCAAAGCCAATGAAATGGTGTTTGATGTTTATGCTGGAGGGCACATTGGTTTTAAGGTTGGGAGTTTAGAGATGAACAATGTGCCATTTGTAGCTTGTTGTCATGAAATCAATTTGATGGATGTGGATTTTGGAAGAAGACCTTCATGTGATGTTAAACTCTTTTCTGGCAG GCCTGCAACAATTTGA